The segment GTCCCCTGACCCAGGAGCCAGGCTGCCTCTCTTGTGGGGGACTATAAAAAATTCCCTTTAGTGCGTATCTAACCGTGACAAGAACAAATAATGAAGTATACACAAGGGGTAAGATTCCTGGAACCAGCTGTACCAGTCCTTTAACAGCCTGAAGCCAAATGCACTAAGAATGTGCTAGTGAAACTACAGCCAGCCACCTCTCGCCCCCTTGGATGCTTTCAGATGCTTTAAATGATGCCAGCCTCCCAGAACATCCCCCGCCCTATAACTCACACCACAGTCAACACAAGCCATTAGGCCATGCCAGACTGGGTATTCCGCATTCCTTACCAACAGCCCCCCACCTCTACTAAACCACCCCAAATCTCTCAGGGTTACCCCTTCTtgaatctgtttgcctcagcatCTGAGAACAGGTGATGTCATGCCTGGGAAGTGCCTCAGAatagggaatgtcagggctgggaggtgACTGAGAACaaggaatgtcagggctggaaggggcctcagaacaggAAATGTCAGGGCTAGGAGGAACCCAGAGAAAGCTATGGAAACTAGAGGAATGGGTGCTAAGATTCTGGTGTTAGTGAAAGGATGACTTTCACTACCTACCTGTCTGGTCTGATTTGATTTTACAGACAGGTCTCAGAGAAGCTGCTCAGTAACTACTCCTAGATCAttctaagtggcagagccaagattcaaacccagttccactgactccaaacccaacttTCTAAGCCAGTACAGACACCCTGCCAGACCCTCTGAGTGCTTGATCTAGAAACCTGCTTCTGTGTTTCCTGCAGGCTGGTTTTAAATCATGAACTCTCCAAACTTTTCAACCAACTGTGGGATGCTGACGTCAACCGCTTTGGGCCTGGCAGAGACTATGCCATCTCCCTGCAGGTGAGTGTTGCCAATGGTCAGTGGTGGGCCTAGCCAGTGCTGGAGGAGGTCAACCACCAATCTCTTGTCTGAGGACTCTGGTGCCTAGGAGGTGTATCCTCCTAGGCCCCAGGAGACAGGACAGTGGAAATTGCTCTGCTCCCCTTTGACCCTCAATTCAGCTTTGTCCTGGACTCCCCTTCCATGAAGGCCCTGTTATCTCACTCTGACAGGAAGGGGTAGGTCTAGGTGACCGCCTAGCCTGGCTCAACTTTGAATACCAAATCTGCAGGGACTGGAAGTGCCAAGGAGGGCAGAGAATGGGTTTCACTGGAGCAAGGGTAGGGGTGAGTGAAGTGAAGGGGACTGCAGGGAATGTCAAAGTCATGATCAAGGTCATGGAGGTGGCCCAGGTGCACTGAGGCAGAGGAGCCTGAGAGTTTGCCTGGAAGGTCAGACCTTCCTCTGGGTGAATATGGAAGTCTTGAGGGCTGAGGACAAAGAGAGGCTGGGAGCCCAGTCACAGAGTttggaggagaccttagagaccatcttcACCAGCTCTTACCTTATATCTCATTGACCTATGTATACTTTGTATCACCTCAGgacaatgtaagcttcttgaaggcagggagtgtttcctttttatatccccagcacagtggttagagtactgaACTTTACagtttggaagacctgaattcaaatccagcctcagatacttcttagctgtgggAACCTTAgctttacttaacctctctctgcctcagtttcctcaattataaaacagagaaaataagaaCACCcacgttgttgtgaggatcaaatcagataatatttgcaaagtgcctcgaacatagtaggtgcttaattaatgcttgttgagttgagcTATACTTGGTTGTATATAGTAAAGTCTTAGCTAGAAATAATTTCCTAGGCAAACACTAGTAGTGGAATGGGAGAAAGTACTCATTTGAGGCCTGGGGGAAGGAGGTGCAATTTGGGATGCTTTCCAGGGGGTTCCCTGGACTAGAGGAAAGTACTTATGCAGGGTGGAGCTGGGCCAGAGGAAGACAACAGTGGTAGATTAGACCAGTTAGCAGGAGGAAGGCAGAAATGCACAGGTTCCCTGTAGAGGTTGACCTGGATAGGGGAATAAAGACACATGGTGGATGAGTCCAAGCAGAGTGAGCCTCCCCTCTGGGATAATCCTCCCCACCAAGAACAACTACTGCAGGTTCAGGGGGTTGTGTGGGTCAGAATGCTTCAAACTAGCCCCCACTGATTCATTCACTTTCAATAGTCAGTCAACTGATTCAGTtaactcaaagcaaaggcatttaccgAATGAACAAAAGTAACGCACCGCTCCTTCCATAGCCCTGCTGCACATGCTCCCACAAATACCCACAGTGTAATTAGGAAGACTGGGTGGAGGAATTGCCTCTAGAAGGTGTTGTCAGTGTCCTCTAAACTATCTGCCAAAGGGCGGAGTTTTAGCAGCTCCACTTGGGTGTCCCCTGCCCAGAACTTCATGCCCATAATTATTATTCTCTTGAAGAAGACCCATCTCTAGAACCTTCAGGTCATAGGATCAGAGACtattaagaaatggaaaggacatcCAAGATAATCTCTTCTTACCTACTTATGTTTGCAGGGaagaaagaaggtaggaaggTGTGTAAGACCAGGACAGGGACAGGGCATTGTAATCAGATGACCTGAActtcaaaggaggagagataatGGATGAAGAGGAAGAGCCTGGAAGCCCCTGCTAGCTCCTCCTCCAGGCCCTGTGCAACTGAGCATGGGTAAAAAAGAGCTGCTAGCTTTGGAGGGGAAAACCAGACTCCACTTTGGGCCAAGCattcaaaggagaagaggaagatgagatgGAGAATGAAAGTGACTCCTACAATGGGGCCTGATGGAAGGGGAACAGGGAAGTGGATGGGTGCTGTAATGGTGGTATATTTAGGTGGAGGGATCCTGCAGGTTGAGCATCTCCCTGCCCCTCTGTGAAAACATCCAGTACTTTCTGCTACAGAAAGGGTCCTGGGGCTGGGCCAATGCCAGGAATTCCTAAACCAAAGGCCTTATTGccccttctctgtttccttcctcccctcttagGGAAAGGCAGATTTTGTCCCACAAGGTATCCACAGAGCTGTCGATCATGCTTCTCAAGCTCTCTTCCTCTGGGTGAATGAGGCCCGGTTACAGAGCACCAAGACCTTTGCAGGTAAGAGTCACCTCCCCACTCAGTGGGCTGCACTTCCAGCTTAGCTATCCTGGTCCTTGGGCATTGGATACATTACCAGACCTATATCTGCAGTCTCTGTCCTGGGCAGGCCCTCTCAGGGCTTACCCTTCACTGGCAGTGTATTCACGAGCCCCCATCGGAGTCTCTGcgtattacatacacacacacacacacgcacacacacacatgcacacacacacatattacatatacatgtactaCTTCTGATGCTGCTTAACGTATCCAACCTTGGCCAACTGACTTATCTCCTAAATGATGACCAGACTTGAAGAGGATTACCACACACAGCCTCCTGGCCCACAGCATGTTAAGTTTTTGAAATACTTTcaatctgttatttcatttagCCCCGTGAATAAAGGGGTCATGGGGCAGGGATCAGGGTCCTCCTTTTTTGGCTGGAAAAATGTGGCTTTGGTTCAGGCTTAAGTAACTGGTCAGatgcttttgatttttctttcaaaagttcCTTCATTTTCTGCTCACAATGCTCCTAGGAAGGAATTTCTCTTGTCCTcagttcacagatgaggaatccaAGGCTCAGAAGGGTAGATTTGTCCAACGCCATGCAGTAGCAGCCCAGCTCAGGGCCGAGACTAGATCCTGGGATTTCTTTCCATTGTTTATGGAGGGGCTCCCTGCCTTGCCCTCTTTGCCCCAGTGAGATGGGtctctgggtttcttttggcagctTTTACCTCCCTTTTGGATAACTATGAAGCATCAACGGGCATAGCAGAAGTCGTGACCccagaggaggaagcagaaaacaaCCAATTCTTGGATGCTGTTTTAGAGACGGAGGTGATGAAGGTGAGACCAGGGCCTGGCCTGGGCAGCAGAGGCCTatcccttcccacctcctcccAGTTCTTCCCTTTGATTTAAGtctcattcatttgttcaaatATCAGTAAACTtgtattgagcacctactgtttCCAGAGCTCAGAGCTGAGACATCCAGCTTGTACAGAAGGTCGATTCAAATCAAGAAGATActcattcaaatcctgccttagatatttcctagctgtgtgatccctggGCAAGCCTCCCAACCCCCGCTGGCCTCAATAACtttgtctgcaaaatggggacaaccGTAACTAGCACGTCTTAAAGTTATTACAATTTGTTacataataatttataattatttaaatggggataataaccagCACTTCTCAAATTATTATAATTGGttgttataatttataaattatttaaatgggaataataataacaagcatttattaaattattatgatTTGTTACATTATAATTTatcattaaattaattaaatggggataatcagcacataattattaataattatgaaATTATTACAATTTATTATAacttataaattatttaaatagggtgataactagcatttattatcAAATTATTATAATTCATAATTAAATGACataaatggggtaataatagcacctgcttcatagGGCTgtatgaggagcaaatgaaatgatatttatagGAGGACCCTGCAAACCGTGAAATGTTCTGCACATGCTCAGTTTTGTCCCTGAGCACTGAGGACTGTGGGAAGGCGAGATGAGACCAAGTCCTTCCCTGCCTTTCAGGAGTTCCAATTTCTCAGCACTGGGAGGGGCTGTAGAGACCAGAGGTTCTGATCCCCTCATTCTCcagatgtgacttgctcaaggtcaaccAGCTCTTAAATGTGAGAAGCATGATTTGCACTGAGGTCTCTTTGGTGCCCAGTTGAGTGCTCAGCTCTACTAGTGGTCCCTGGGAGGATTATAATGGTGTTCTGCAGGTCAGGGCAGTGGCAGCCCTGAAATAAGTCCAGCCAATGAACAGAGAGTGTGGCCCTGAGAGGGAGCCCAGGGGCAGATCAGGGCTGAAGGGGACAGACAAAACATTGGGAAGAACAGCgcagtgtagtagaaagagctctaGATTTGCAACccaaagatgtgggttcaaatcctgccttggacactttctagctgtctAATCTGGGGTATGTCACTtaaactcagttttctcctgCCTAGATGAGCCTTCAGGTGTCTCCAGCTCGAAATCAATGACCCTAATTCTGGAATGGGGGTTTCCACCTATTTCAAAAGAGGAGGTTGCTGGTTACTTACAGCTGGGACATGCTCTTATCCTGTGACCAATCCTGAAGAACACACTCAAAGCAGAGGCCTTGGGCTTGGGGCAGCTTTAAGGTTCACTTGGAGCTGGGGGGAGATGGTACAATAGACCACCTCTGCCTACTTAAAAATGATTATAGCTCCCATTTCTAAAATACTGAAGGACTTACAAAGTGCCATCCTTACAGTAGccctgtgaggttggtgctaAAAGGAGTACTTAcaatatttacagatgaggaaactgagtctcagagccCCTTGTTAGAAGTTACAGGCACTAAGTCTCAGAGGTGAGATCCATTGTGAGATCCTCTGTTCTCTCTACTTTTCCAAGCTGCCTCAAGTGGGCTTTCATGCCATGGGACTCCTTGATTGTGAAATGAGTAACAGCCTGCACTGTTCACACCTTTTCTGTCTTCCAGCTGGCCCATCAGTATCTGGTGGGAAAAAATTGGTCCAAGCCCAGCCTGAAGGATTTCAAGGTTCAGCTCTACAGAATCTGGTTCCAGCTGTATACTCGGGAAGGCCGCCAAGGGTATGTAGATCAGTCTGAAGCCAGGGAATACTGAGCAAGGACCTCACCATCTGGAGTTGGATGACCCCAAAGGAGTCAGGAGAGATCTGGAGTCCAAACTTTGCCACTCCTTTGGGAAGGctgttccttcccttctcagttcctcagtttccttatctgtcaagtgAGTGGGTTTGCCAAGATGGCTCCTGGGGTCCATATCCAACCTGGATCCTCTGACTTCTGCCTAACTCAGTGCCAAGTAGAGTGCCTGGCCCAGAGTCGGGAAgactcagatacatactagctgtatgtatctgggcaaggcacttaatctctgcctgcctcagtttcttcatctgtaaaatgaagggagctggcctagctggcctctgaggtccattccagttcTATCCTATGATCTGGCAAGGGTGGAGAGATAGGGGCAGGCATGTTAGCAAGAGAACAATGGATCACCTTTCCAGACAAGGGCTCTGGGCATCCCTGCATCCCAGGACCTGGTTCCTGACAAGGCCAGTCCCAAGGTGACCCCCTCCAAGGTCAAAGGTCACTATGGGATGATGGTAATAAAAACACCCACAACAAACCTTTCCTTGCTGCTTTTCTCAGAATCACCCTGTGAAGTGGCTAACTTCCtggattttacagatggggaacccAGGTCAGAACTGTTCAAGTGACATCCTCACCCTGAAGCATGCAGCCAATAAGTATTAGAGGTGGGGTTTGGACCCCAGTCCCTTCTCACTCCAAGTCACCACACCTTAGGTGCTGCCCCCAACACATCAGGGATGGAGAAGATTGCTGCCCCCCAGGTGTGATGTGAAGTCTGACCAGGGAGGAAGAGTCTTTATTAcaaacctactatgtgtcaggaactgtgcggagcactttacaaatatctcatttgatcctcacaaccctatgaaacaggtgctattattatccccattttacaaagagggaaactgaggcagggagctattaaatgacttaccagcttgtaagtgtctgaggccagatttgaacttcaatcttcctgactccaggtccagcgccctacccactgcaccatctaactccTTCAAGTCACAGGGTACAGACTGAGGAGCCCAGGAGCCTTACCTGTTCTATGTTGATTCCATAGGCCTGATTCTTGTGGTTTTGAGCATGTATTTGTGGGTGAAACTCGACGAAGACAAGACATCCTGGGTTTCCATAACTGGGTCCAGTTCTACCTTCAGGAGAAGCGGGGAAACATCGATTACAAAGGCTACGTGGCCAGACGACACAAGAGCCGGGTGAACAGGCTGGGCAGGGGTCCAGGAACTCTGGGGGGCTGGCCtcttccctctgccttccctctttcctcctttctgttctgtcctgtctcttcccttctccccttcccttctctcttccctcctcccttttcacctttctattctctctattcttttttatttcttcctctcttctctctcccattctccctctttcctctttcttcatctccctcctttttcttcctacatctttctttcctcctctccctcctccttctttcttctttcctctctcccatcctctcTCTCCAGCTTCTTACCCCTTtccttgtctcttctctttctttttctctttcctctctctcttattcttccccctctttcccttcttcatcaGTATTTCCTCTCCCTTGAAGGAACAGGGTATACCAAGATGATTTGTCCCAAAACTCAGCCTTCCACCTCCCAGCCCCTCCAAGGTCTCCCTTGAGCCTCCTTGTCGCTTACTtactttctttcaaaattcaggtCAGGTGCCCTCCTCTCCTAGAATTGTAGGGAACAGTAATGACACACAGGCTGCTTTACCAACGTTAGAGCTTACCATCATTTTTACTATTATCTTGTAACCTCCAATACAAACAAACTCCTTGGGGGCAATCCTGATGCCcggcacacagaaggtgcttactaaatgctggATGGATTGAAGTGGAGGAGGTGAAGGATTCAAGCAGATGTTAAGACAGATGTTGAGAATCCGAATCCAGCCAGTTCAGGCAGGTGTCTAGAAATTTTGATGCGAGGTGGCCTTTGGCCTCTAGGGGTCGCCTCTCATCCAGTTTTCTCCCAGCTCAGCTGTCCATGCCCTGGACAGCTCCCAGCTCCCACTGGCCCCAGGAAAGGGGCTGAAATTGAGACTCACCTGAGGATTGTAAAATagcctctctctctatctccaggTCACTATTCTGTCTCCCAAGGTACTTTCAGGTGCATTGTAACATGTGTTGTTCACAAAACCCCTTTGAGTGCAATTGTCCCCATTTCTGAGATGGGGCTgactgaggcttggagagaggaagggatttgCCCTAAGTCACGCTGCTCAAAAGTGGAGCAGCCCAGGATGCTTGGGCTACATTGCTGACTTACCTAACCCCTGGTGGAAACGTATTGTAGCTGAATTCAGTAAGTGGCCATTTGTTTGATGTTTTGTTGGCGTCTTTATTCTTTACGTTAGTATTTCCCCAACACATTCCCCACTGAATGCTCCTTTGTAGCAAAAATCCAGTGACCATATTGGGTGGCAGACAGGGCATCCTGCTCCTTTGGCATCCCACCTCATTGTCAAGAAGATGGAAGTATGTTTTATCATGTGTTCTCCAGGATGCAAGCTAGTCATTCCAAAAGAGTGCAGTGACCCaggtgccaggtcctgtgctagaGATGTGAGGgtgcccagagttcagacatgAAGCAGAGAACATGACAAGAAAGTCTAGAACTGAGGGTGTTCGATGAGTAGGAGGAGGTTTCCTGGAGTAGGTGGTATCTGAGCTGTGCCTTGAAGGAACATTCTCTGGTATCTGGGCATTGTGGATTTTAAAAAAGCCCCAAACAAACATCGCTGTCCTCAAAGAGCCTATCTTTTACTGGGGAGGGTGGGGGTACAGAGGGACAATAGCAACAAAGCCAaagcagctgacatttatatggaactggacctggagtcaagaatatctgggttcagatcctcccTCAGCCCTTTGCCAGCTGTgtaagtcacataacccctctaagcctcagtttccctatttgtgaATTGAGGTTGGAGGAATCTTAGAACATGGACTATTAGGGTTCAGAGTGATCTTAGGACATAGAATAACAGAATGGGGAGGGACTTCTAACATTTTCTATCCTCCTAACCCCAGCCTGATGAAGAGGACCAGGTGTTGAACCTTCAGTTCAGCTGGAAGGGTTTGGTGAAACCTGTGGGCAGCACTTTCCTGGGCGTgagccctgagtttgaatttgcCCTCTTCACCATTGTGTTCCTGCAGTCCCAGGAAAAGGTCACTCGGGTGCTTGTACGCATTGAGGAGTATGAGCTGCAGATTGTGGTCTGCCGCCATGGCcaccata is part of the Notamacropus eugenii isolate mMacEug1 chromosome 3, mMacEug1.pri_v2, whole genome shotgun sequence genome and harbors:
- the LOC140496513 gene encoding LOW QUALITY PROTEIN: poly(U)-specific endoribonuclease-A-like (The sequence of the model RefSeq protein was modified relative to this genomic sequence to represent the inferred CDS: inserted 1 base in 1 codon), encoding MARSRKSRPPLYSPRFRWPDSLRPAGAAXTAWEVAPLPAPGPAFKEGGAQTAAKDCLGSGRPWEAREGATLGGPGGTDRPVPLVGLPHPSLSFLTCQMGESAQQRLVLNHELSKLFNQLWDADVNRFGPGRDYAISLQGKADFVPQGIHRAVDHASQALFLWVNEARLQSTKTFAAFTSLLDNYEASTGIAEVVTPEEEAENNQFLDAVLETEVMKLAHQYLVGKNWSKPSLKDFKVQLYRIWFQLYTREGRQGPDSCGFEHVFVGETRRRQDILGFHNWVQFYLQEKRGNIDYKGYVARRHKSRPDEEDQVLNLQFSWKGLVKPVGSTFLGVSPEFEFALFTIVFLQSQEKVTRVLVRIEEYELQIVVCRHGHHIGSAYPILHSSNNEDLY